One genomic segment of Gemmatimonadota bacterium includes these proteins:
- a CDS encoding BrxA/BrxB family bacilliredoxin, which translates to MYDPVLVEPMRRELTDLGVEELKTADEVDALLEEHEGTALVVVNSVCGCAAANARPGVAMALQNKKKPDRITTVFAGMDLEATSKARDYFKGYFPSSPQIALMKDGQVAFMLERHDIEGRTALDVAQRLMLAFNEHC; encoded by the coding sequence ATGTACGATCCCGTACTCGTTGAACCCATGCGCCGGGAACTGACGGACCTGGGCGTAGAAGAATTGAAGACCGCCGACGAGGTGGACGCGCTGTTGGAGGAGCACGAAGGTACGGCGCTGGTCGTGGTCAATTCCGTCTGCGGCTGCGCGGCGGCCAATGCCCGGCCGGGCGTCGCCATGGCCCTGCAGAACAAGAAGAAGCCGGACCGGATTACCACGGTCTTCGCCGGCATGGACCTGGAAGCCACGAGCAAGGCGCGGGATTACTTCAAGGGGTATTTTCCGTCATCGCCGCAGATCGCGCTGATGAAGGACGGCCAGGTGGCGTTCATGCTGGAACGCCATGACATCGAGGGCCGCACGGCGCTCGACGTGGCCCAGCGGCTCATGCTGGCGTTCAACGAACACTGCTGA
- a CDS encoding sugar phosphate isomerase/epimerase — MKLGYSTWGMPAVELDEAVPHLASLGYDGIEITVIPGYVTELGTLDAEERRRIRGLFAKHGVEMPAIAGHTSLLEPDVRLHAANMKRLKDTVELCADLTMDHLVPCLDTTPGGRPEDWTDVRDRLLNETGDLVDHGARHGVVIAMEPHIGCCLCDVERTLWLLDQIDSEYLKLNYDISHFDVAGVPTAESVAALAPHTVHTHVKDQRGRAPDFEFLIPGEGDFDYVEYLDAMQAAGYDDYITVEVSMMVQQREDYDPLDAAGLAYRTLEGAFEESQAERA; from the coding sequence ATGAAACTCGGCTATTCCACCTGGGGCATGCCGGCCGTCGAATTGGACGAGGCGGTGCCCCACCTGGCGTCCCTGGGATACGACGGCATCGAAATCACCGTCATCCCGGGCTATGTCACGGAACTGGGCACGCTCGACGCCGAGGAACGCCGCCGGATCCGCGGCCTCTTCGCAAAGCACGGCGTGGAGATGCCCGCCATCGCCGGGCACACCAGCCTCCTCGAACCCGACGTGCGCCTGCACGCCGCCAACATGAAACGGCTCAAGGATACCGTGGAACTCTGCGCGGACCTGACCATGGACCATCTCGTGCCCTGCCTGGACACCACGCCCGGCGGCCGGCCAGAGGACTGGACCGACGTGCGGGACCGGCTGCTGAACGAGACGGGCGATCTCGTGGATCATGGCGCCCGCCACGGCGTGGTCATCGCTATGGAGCCCCACATCGGCTGCTGCCTCTGCGACGTGGAGCGAACCCTTTGGCTGCTTGATCAGATCGATTCCGAGTACCTGAAGCTCAATTACGACATCAGCCACTTCGACGTGGCCGGCGTGCCCACGGCGGAAAGCGTGGCGGCCCTGGCGCCCCACACCGTGCACACCCACGTGAAGGACCAGCGGGGCCGGGCCCCGGACTTCGAGTTCCTGATCCCCGGCGAGGGTGATTTCGACTACGTAGAGTATCTGGACGCCATGCAGGCGGCGGGATACGACGATTACATTACCGTGGAAGTCAGCATGATGGTGCAGCAGCGCGAGGATTACGACCCCCTCGACGCGGCCGGCCTGGCCTACCGCACTCTGGAGGGCGCTTTCGAGGAGTCGCAGGCTGAGCGGGCATAG
- a CDS encoding Gfo/Idh/MocA family oxidoreductase, with translation MSKIRLGLVGCGGMGHRHLYGLAELHRTGLCRFEPVVACDPKTENAESLAGHVEDHFGIRPAVVASLDEVDAGDLQAVDICTDPRFHHTVCADAASRGWDVMTEKPMGLTVRACRLMREATDGAGRILSVAENYRRDPVNRLAKALLDAGVIGAPRYMVHNTAGGSNKMLITVWRHLKNVSGLLLDVGVHFADILEYFMGPVSDIYAQTRLHEKIRYNDMAGKDPATASRNSPAGVYEHWQAEMPAEFEVTAEDAAYATLTFQSGAVCQYLEEHATFGKGFWHRGIYGSSGAMELPGDRSGQPFSIALEGKTIEGDALLDLVPDFALDEATAALFGGERMWKYSFPFPETDRKIIAIEYADFAEAIDEGRQPEVDGYMGMRSVAVSYGIMESGQAGRAVTMDEIMADETNGYQQEINDSLGI, from the coding sequence ATGTCAAAGATCAGACTGGGACTGGTGGGCTGCGGCGGCATGGGGCACCGGCACCTCTACGGCCTGGCCGAATTGCACCGTACGGGCCTCTGCCGGTTCGAACCCGTGGTGGCCTGCGACCCGAAGACGGAGAACGCCGAATCCCTGGCCGGTCACGTCGAAGACCATTTCGGCATCCGTCCCGCGGTGGTCGCGAGCCTGGACGAGGTGGACGCCGGCGACCTGCAGGCCGTCGACATCTGCACCGATCCGCGTTTCCATCACACCGTGTGCGCCGACGCGGCGTCCAGGGGATGGGACGTGATGACAGAGAAGCCCATGGGTCTCACGGTCCGCGCCTGCCGCCTCATGCGCGAAGCCACGGACGGGGCCGGGCGCATCCTGTCGGTCGCCGAGAACTACCGCCGCGATCCGGTAAACCGTCTCGCCAAGGCCCTGCTGGACGCCGGCGTAATCGGCGCGCCCCGCTACATGGTCCATAACACGGCCGGCGGCAGCAACAAGATGCTGATTACGGTGTGGCGGCACCTGAAGAACGTCAGCGGCCTGCTGCTCGACGTGGGCGTTCACTTCGCGGACATTCTGGAGTACTTCATGGGTCCGGTGTCGGACATCTACGCCCAGACGCGGCTCCATGAGAAGATCCGCTACAACGACATGGCGGGCAAAGATCCCGCGACGGCTTCCCGCAACTCGCCGGCGGGGGTCTACGAGCACTGGCAGGCGGAGATGCCCGCGGAATTCGAGGTGACCGCCGAAGACGCGGCATATGCCACGCTGACCTTCCAAAGCGGCGCGGTCTGCCAGTACCTGGAAGAGCACGCGACCTTCGGCAAGGGGTTCTGGCACCGGGGCATATACGGTTCATCCGGGGCGATGGAACTGCCCGGCGACCGTTCCGGCCAGCCGTTTTCCATTGCCCTGGAAGGCAAGACCATCGAGGGAGACGCGCTCCTGGACCTCGTACCGGACTTCGCCCTGGACGAGGCGACCGCGGCGCTGTTCGGTGGCGAGCGCATGTGGAAATACAGTTTCCCCTTCCCGGAAACGGACCGCAAGATCATCGCCATCGAGTACGCCGATTTCGCGGAAGCCATCGATGAAGGCCGCCAGCCAGAGGTCGACGGATACATGGGCATGCGCTCGGTCGCCGTCTCCTACGGCATCATGGAATCAGGACAGGCGGGCAGGGCCGTCACCATGGACGAGATCATGGCGGACGAGACCAACGGCTACCAGCAGGAAATCAACGACAGCCTGGGCATCTGA
- a CDS encoding cystathionine gamma-synthase, translated as MKPDTLLVHAGGGLEPGSGAIAPSIHLSTTFEHTPEGEATNDHVYIRMGNPSQDRLEEALSAIEDGAESLVYASGMAAVTGCVQTLEPGAHVLMHRDVYSVTRAVGKELLPNWNIEVSDVDMTDLGAVGRAVRPQTALLWAETPSNPAMDVIDIGAVAAIAHAAGARLAVDNTFATPVMQRPLQHGADIVMHSMTKFLGGHSDVQGGALVFREGGDRVERARRVRTVTGSVLSPFNAWLVLRGLRSLGCRMARHVANAEAIAAAMAGHPGIEGVDYPGLPDHPGHAVATRQMDGYGGMLSLRVRGTREDALQVASKVRLIRNATSLGGVESLIEHRQSIEGPGSVTAPNLLRLSPGLEAAEDLIGDLVQALG; from the coding sequence ATGAAGCCAGACACCCTGCTGGTCCACGCGGGGGGAGGATTGGAGCCCGGCTCGGGAGCCATCGCGCCTTCCATTCACCTCTCGACCACCTTCGAGCATACGCCGGAGGGCGAGGCCACGAACGACCACGTCTACATCCGGATGGGCAACCCGAGTCAGGACCGGCTGGAAGAGGCCCTGTCGGCCATCGAGGACGGTGCGGAGTCGCTCGTCTACGCATCGGGCATGGCAGCGGTAACGGGCTGCGTGCAGACGCTCGAGCCGGGCGCCCACGTACTGATGCACAGGGACGTGTACAGCGTCACCCGCGCGGTCGGCAAGGAACTCCTGCCGAACTGGAACATCGAGGTGAGCGACGTGGACATGACCGACCTGGGCGCGGTCGGGCGCGCCGTGCGGCCCCAAACAGCGCTGCTCTGGGCGGAGACCCCGTCGAATCCCGCCATGGACGTCATCGACATCGGCGCGGTGGCCGCCATCGCCCACGCCGCCGGCGCCCGGCTGGCCGTGGACAACACCTTCGCCACGCCGGTAATGCAGCGTCCCCTGCAACACGGCGCCGACATCGTCATGCATTCCATGACCAAGTTCCTCGGCGGCCACAGCGACGTGCAGGGAGGTGCGCTGGTGTTCCGTGAAGGCGGAGACCGGGTCGAACGGGCCCGACGAGTGCGTACGGTCACCGGCAGCGTGCTCTCACCCTTCAACGCCTGGCTGGTCCTGCGGGGATTGCGATCGCTGGGATGCCGCATGGCGCGCCACGTAGCCAACGCGGAGGCCATTGCCGCGGCGATGGCCGGTCATCCGGGGATCGAGGGCGTCGATTATCCCGGCCTGCCCGATCACCCGGGGCACGCCGTTGCGACGCGGCAGATGGATGGGTACGGCGGCATGCTTTCCCTGCGGGTCAGGGGCACGCGGGAGGACGCGCTGCAGGTCGCAAGCAAGGTCAGGCTGATACGGAACGCCACGAGCCTGGGCGGGGTGGAAAGCCTGATCGAGCACCGGCAGTCCATCGAGGGGCCCGGCTCGGTAACGGCACCCAACCTGCTCCGCCTGTCCCCCGGACTGGAAGCGGCCGAGGACCTGATCGGCGACCTGGTGCAGGCGCTGGGGTGA
- a CDS encoding glyoxalase/bleomycin resistance/dioxygenase family protein: MSSYPKIHLSFPVRDLERSVAFYKRFFGEDPVKTHPGYVKFLPSLAPLNLALYADGKAAGDGANHFGIEVRDHETVLRHLLRIRTSGLETREEMDCDCCYANQDKFWVEDPDGREWEIYVLNRDLDEPGGRDEEDCCAELKSGDTAETARSSDATACCGG; encoded by the coding sequence ATGTCAAGTTATCCCAAGATCCACCTGTCGTTTCCCGTACGCGACCTGGAACGGAGCGTCGCATTCTACAAGAGGTTCTTCGGCGAGGATCCCGTGAAGACCCATCCCGGTTACGTCAAGTTCCTGCCGTCCCTCGCCCCACTGAACCTGGCCCTGTACGCAGATGGGAAGGCCGCGGGCGACGGAGCGAACCATTTCGGCATCGAGGTCCGGGACCACGAAACGGTTCTGCGGCACCTGCTGCGGATCAGGACATCCGGACTGGAAACCCGTGAAGAGATGGACTGCGACTGCTGTTACGCCAACCAGGACAAGTTCTGGGTGGAGGATCCGGACGGCCGCGAATGGGAGATCTACGTGCTGAACCGGGACCTGGATGAACCCGGCGGGCGGGATGAAGAAGACTGTTGCGCGGAACTTAAGTCCGGCGACACTGCCGAAACGGCGCGTTCGTCCGATGCGACAGCGTGCTGCGGCGGTTAG
- a CDS encoding helix-turn-helix transcriptional regulator produces the protein MLQPFLDLALLYRETGEEHHPKKCTPSTGLSRYKGSVGTGCPARSSGAGGGMKKELTRGPHYNIFRNMEMINAEFAPASLEAEQKHAEAFKALSHRTRLAIFYHLVRHGEGGDTVGNLQEALGVPWATLSHHLDVLRRADLLASRREERYIFYRVRPERVSDLVRLLTACC, from the coding sequence ATGCTACAGCCTTTCCTTGATCTGGCACTGCTGTACAGGGAAACCGGAGAGGAACACCATCCAAAAAAATGCACCCCCTCCACCGGACTGTCAAGGTACAAAGGAAGCGTCGGAACCGGATGCCCCGCGCGTTCATCGGGAGCCGGCGGCGGCATGAAAAAAGAATTGACGCGCGGACCTCATTACAATATTTTTAGAAATATGGAAATGATTAACGCGGAATTCGCTCCTGCCTCACTCGAGGCCGAACAGAAACACGCCGAAGCGTTCAAGGCGCTGAGCCACCGGACAAGGCTGGCGATCTTCTACCACCTTGTCCGCCATGGCGAAGGGGGCGATACCGTCGGGAACCTGCAGGAGGCGCTCGGCGTGCCCTGGGCGACCCTCTCCCACCACCTGGACGTCCTGCGCCGCGCCGATCTGCTGGCGTCCCGCCGCGAAGAACGGTATATCTTCTACCGCGTGCGGCCCGAACGGGTAAGCGATCTGGTGCGCCTGCTTACCGCCTGTTGTTGA
- a CDS encoding Gfo/Idh/MocA family oxidoreductase, with product MDKARIGFIGTGWWATANHLPVLRKRADEAGDVELSAVCRLGTDELRQVQEAFDVPYGTEDYRRMLDEVELDGVVVSSPHTLHFEHAAAALERGLHVMVEKPMCTKSADARELVRLADEKGLHLLVPYGWHHKPYIQEAKRQLDAGVVGNIESVLCHMASPIRGLLQGLDFDHEANGGGLFAPDPATWADPVVADGGYGHAQMSHSLGLMSWLTGLMPREVFALMTEANSRVEMYDAVTVRFEDGVIGALSGSGDIPEGQMFQLDIRIFGSEGMLLLDVERARLAIHRHDGRDQVYDVAPDAGAYSCEGPPENFADLVLGRDVENYTPGAAAMRSVMILDAAYRSSKSGVLERV from the coding sequence ATGGACAAGGCACGCATAGGATTCATCGGCACGGGGTGGTGGGCGACGGCCAATCACCTGCCGGTGCTCAGGAAACGGGCGGACGAGGCCGGGGACGTGGAATTGTCGGCCGTCTGCCGGCTCGGGACGGATGAGCTGCGCCAGGTGCAGGAGGCCTTCGATGTGCCCTACGGGACGGAAGACTACCGCCGGATGCTGGACGAGGTCGAGCTCGACGGCGTGGTGGTGTCCAGTCCCCATACCCTGCACTTCGAGCATGCCGCCGCGGCGCTGGAGCGCGGGTTGCACGTCATGGTCGAAAAGCCCATGTGCACGAAGAGCGCCGACGCCAGGGAACTGGTCCGGCTGGCGGACGAGAAGGGGCTTCACCTGCTCGTTCCTTATGGGTGGCACCACAAGCCCTACATCCAGGAAGCCAAGCGGCAGCTCGACGCCGGGGTCGTCGGGAACATCGAGTCTGTGCTCTGCCACATGGCCTCGCCCATCCGTGGCCTGCTCCAGGGGCTGGACTTCGACCACGAGGCCAACGGCGGCGGACTCTTCGCGCCCGATCCGGCCACCTGGGCCGATCCCGTGGTGGCCGACGGGGGCTACGGCCACGCGCAGATGTCCCACAGCTTGGGTCTCATGTCCTGGCTCACGGGCCTGATGCCCCGCGAAGTCTTCGCCTTGATGACCGAGGCGAATTCCAGGGTGGAAATGTACGACGCCGTGACGGTCCGCTTCGAGGACGGCGTGATCGGGGCGCTGTCGGGGTCGGGAGACATCCCTGAGGGGCAGATGTTCCAGCTCGACATCCGGATCTTCGGCTCGGAAGGCATGCTGCTGCTCGACGTCGAACGCGCCCGTCTTGCGATCCACCGGCACGACGGGCGGGACCAGGTCTACGACGTGGCCCCCGACGCGGGCGCCTACAGCTGCGAGGGACCGCCGGAGAACTTCGCCGACCTGGTGCTTGGACGGGACGTGGAAAACTATACGCCCGGTGCCGCGGCCATGCGTTCGGTAATGATCCTGGACGCCGCCTACCGGTCGTCGAAGTCCGGCGTCCTGGAACGGGTATGA
- a CDS encoding insulinase family protein: MAQSDLPRVSFEKFTLPNGLQVILHVDRKLPVVHVNHWFHVGSKVERPGRTGFAHLFEHLMFEGSKHAPEGYFKYIEQAGGNLREGGVNGTTSNDRTNYFATVPSGNLEYVLWLESDRVATLADALTRENFENQREVVRNERRQTTENQPYGRWYELVNEHLYPAGHPYSWPVIGRHEDLEAAGVDEVAEFFRTYYTPNNLSLVIAGDFDKDFARDRVAHYYGALEPGPLLERQRRWVPALAEGKIVEVTDRVPQARVHMIWPAPQRFEAEETALDAAAAVLGDGLSSRLEKLLVYDRRLCTEVSVFNYAREIAGLFGVIATVRPGCDVREVEDLVNGQIARLASGGPTRDEVERARTVWEYQYVSSLERIGGFGGKADRLNESNTYKSDPGYFHVEHDRFRNLTGSKIAEAVKRWLVSRHGLTLRYFPDTLPKAAAGAAGVAGAGAAVEQAEGAASTQAEGNGSSQAAPDGVLDRSVVPALGSDTPFQTPEVHEDRLDNGLEVLVVEHHDLPKVAVSLNVKSGGVHDPPDRCGMAQLMLQTMDKGTRGYGALDLDEALSRLGTVIGKSMYLESARIGMDVLTDKLSAAMALFADVARNPLFPEEELERERHRHLDHLKQQASHPQSLAQRLCPGLVFGEDHPYGRPVQGYASSVAEMSRYEIARAYEENWRPDQSALVFVGDIARDQAMKLADQRFGSWKGDVRPAKEVPEPSPDRKSNRIYLVDRPGAPQTVVCQFIEAPSRETHDYHALRLVDAIWGGGFQSRLNQNLREEKGYTYGVSTSLGLLGVSGYWKVQTSIQADKTGEVVKELMSEMAGLGGERPVGEEELEEARTGRIRGYAQRFESLRRIAGSIGALWSSERPMSDMRDAVENLQSVSLEEVRSTARKYLDARRAGYLLVGDGSSIETQLSDRGLPIPEVLDPEAQPAARASDSAEVPEAADPDVL; the protein is encoded by the coding sequence ATGGCCCAATCGGACCTTCCTCGGGTATCCTTCGAGAAGTTCACCCTGCCGAACGGGTTGCAGGTCATCCTGCACGTGGACCGCAAGCTGCCCGTAGTGCACGTCAACCACTGGTTCCACGTGGGCTCCAAGGTGGAACGGCCCGGCCGGACCGGGTTCGCCCACCTCTTCGAACACCTGATGTTCGAGGGGTCGAAGCACGCGCCGGAAGGGTATTTCAAGTACATCGAACAGGCGGGCGGCAACCTGCGGGAAGGCGGCGTCAACGGTACCACGAGCAACGACCGCACCAACTATTTCGCCACCGTGCCCTCGGGCAACCTCGAATACGTGCTCTGGCTGGAGTCGGACCGTGTCGCCACACTGGCGGACGCGCTCACGCGGGAGAACTTCGAGAACCAGCGCGAGGTCGTCCGCAACGAACGGCGACAGACCACGGAGAACCAGCCCTACGGCCGCTGGTACGAGCTGGTCAACGAGCACCTCTACCCCGCCGGCCATCCCTATTCCTGGCCAGTCATCGGCCGCCACGAGGACCTGGAAGCGGCCGGGGTGGACGAGGTGGCCGAGTTCTTCCGGACTTACTACACGCCGAACAACCTGTCGCTGGTCATCGCCGGCGATTTCGACAAAGACTTCGCCCGGGATCGCGTAGCCCACTACTACGGCGCGCTTGAACCGGGTCCGCTCCTTGAGCGACAGCGCCGCTGGGTGCCTGCCCTGGCCGAGGGGAAGATCGTGGAGGTCACCGACCGCGTGCCCCAGGCCCGGGTCCACATGATCTGGCCGGCGCCGCAGCGTTTCGAAGCGGAGGAGACAGCCCTCGACGCGGCCGCGGCCGTACTGGGCGACGGCCTGTCCTCCCGTCTCGAAAAACTGCTGGTCTATGATCGGCGACTGTGCACCGAGGTCAGCGTCTTCAACTACGCCAGGGAGATCGCCGGCCTCTTCGGCGTCATCGCGACCGTCCGGCCGGGCTGCGACGTCCGGGAGGTCGAGGACCTGGTCAACGGCCAGATCGCGAGACTGGCCTCCGGCGGCCCGACCCGGGACGAGGTGGAGCGCGCCCGCACGGTGTGGGAATACCAGTACGTCTCCAGCCTGGAGCGCATCGGCGGTTTCGGCGGCAAGGCCGACCGGTTGAACGAATCGAATACCTACAAGAGCGACCCAGGGTACTTTCACGTCGAGCACGACCGGTTCCGGAACCTGACCGGTTCGAAGATCGCCGAAGCGGTCAAACGGTGGCTGGTCTCCCGCCACGGCCTGACGCTCCGGTACTTCCCCGATACACTGCCGAAGGCGGCGGCCGGGGCGGCCGGGGTGGCCGGGGCAGGCGCGGCAGTGGAACAGGCGGAAGGCGCGGCATCCACGCAGGCGGAGGGCAATGGATCGTCTCAGGCGGCCCCGGATGGCGTCCTCGACCGGTCCGTGGTCCCGGCGCTCGGGTCGGACACGCCCTTTCAGACGCCGGAGGTGCACGAGGACAGGCTGGACAACGGCCTGGAGGTGCTGGTGGTCGAGCACCACGACCTGCCGAAGGTCGCCGTTTCGCTGAACGTGAAGTCCGGGGGCGTGCACGATCCCCCCGACCGGTGCGGGATGGCCCAGCTCATGCTGCAGACCATGGACAAGGGCACACGGGGCTATGGCGCGCTGGACCTCGACGAGGCCCTGAGCCGGCTGGGCACGGTTATCGGCAAATCCATGTATCTCGAATCGGCCCGTATCGGAATGGATGTGCTGACCGACAAGCTCTCCGCGGCCATGGCCCTATTCGCCGACGTCGCACGCAATCCCCTGTTCCCCGAAGAGGAACTGGAGCGGGAACGCCACCGCCACCTGGACCACCTCAAGCAGCAGGCCTCCCATCCCCAGTCCCTCGCCCAGCGGTTGTGCCCCGGACTGGTATTCGGCGAGGATCATCCCTATGGCCGGCCGGTGCAGGGCTACGCGTCTTCCGTCGCCGAAATGTCGCGGTACGAGATTGCCCGGGCCTACGAGGAGAACTGGCGGCCGGATCAGTCCGCTCTGGTGTTCGTGGGCGACATTGCCCGCGACCAGGCGATGAAGCTGGCGGACCAGCGTTTCGGCTCGTGGAAAGGCGACGTCCGGCCCGCGAAGGAAGTGCCGGAACCCTCCCCGGACCGGAAATCGAACCGCATTTACCTGGTGGACCGCCCCGGCGCGCCGCAGACCGTGGTCTGCCAGTTCATCGAAGCGCCGAGCCGCGAAACGCACGACTATCACGCCCTCCGGCTCGTGGACGCGATCTGGGGCGGCGGATTCCAGTCCCGCCTGAACCAGAACCTGCGGGAAGAAAAGGGCTATACCTACGGCGTATCCACTTCACTGGGCCTCCTCGGCGTCTCCGGGTACTGGAAGGTGCAGACGTCGATCCAGGCGGACAAGACCGGCGAGGTCGTGAAGGAACTGATGTCCGAAATGGCGGGACTGGGCGGTGAACGGCCGGTGGGTGAAGAGGAACTCGAGGAGGCGCGCACCGGACGTATCCGCGGTTACGCCCAGCGGTTCGAATCCCTGAGACGCATCGCGGGCAGCATCGGCGCCCTGTGGAGTTCGGAGCGGCCCATGTCGGACATGCGGGACGCGGTGGAGAACCTGCAGTCCGTCAGCCTGGAGGAGGTGCGGTCCACCGCCCGCAAGTACCTCGATGCGCGACGCGCGGGCTACCTGCTCGTGGGCGACGGTTCCAGCATCGAGACGCAACTGTCCGACCGGGGCCTTCCCATTCCGGAGGTATTGGACCCCGAGGCGCAGCCGGCCGCCCGGGCGTCTGACTCAGCCGAGGTGCCGGAGGCCGCGGATCCGGACGTGCTTTAG
- a CDS encoding aromatic ring-hydroxylating dioxygenase subunit alpha has translation MKDHAFDENIETAWTIPSSWYTDPEFLQREYKDIFRRTWQLVGRADQVADVGDYFTVDVAGEPVVIARGADDVVRAFFNVCRHRAGPVALEQGNRRTFVCYYHGWTYNLDGSLRHAPEFEEVQALDRCAMALRPVRVSQWGPLLFVNLDPSAPPLEAFLGDIGKRAAAHNIGEMKWAKRRDYEMDCNWKVYVDNYLEGYHLPVVHPGLYREIDYDAYRVEPFRYYSIQHAPIYGPEKKGYKGPRRYLPTEQDQGDTQYYWVFPTLMLNIYLGQMQTNLVVPLGHDRCLTIFEWYLSPDMEQDVENLVDFGDEIQEEDIFICEHVQRGLQSASYNQGRFSVKRENGVHHFHSLMNEYMNGAESS, from the coding sequence ATGAAGGACCACGCCTTCGACGAGAACATCGAGACCGCCTGGACGATTCCGTCTTCCTGGTACACCGATCCGGAGTTCCTGCAGCGGGAATACAAGGACATATTCCGCAGGACGTGGCAACTCGTGGGACGGGCGGACCAGGTGGCCGACGTCGGGGACTATTTCACGGTGGACGTGGCCGGAGAGCCGGTGGTCATTGCCCGGGGGGCCGACGACGTGGTCCGCGCGTTCTTCAACGTGTGCAGGCACCGGGCCGGTCCCGTGGCCCTGGAGCAGGGCAACCGGCGGACCTTCGTCTGCTACTACCACGGGTGGACCTACAACCTGGACGGTTCGCTGCGCCACGCGCCGGAGTTCGAGGAAGTGCAGGCCCTGGACCGCTGCGCCATGGCGCTCAGGCCGGTGCGCGTCAGCCAGTGGGGCCCCTTGCTCTTCGTCAACCTGGACCCGTCCGCGCCGCCCCTGGAGGCCTTCCTGGGCGACATCGGAAAACGTGCCGCCGCCCACAATATCGGCGAGATGAAGTGGGCCAAGCGCCGAGACTACGAAATGGACTGCAACTGGAAGGTGTACGTGGACAACTACCTGGAGGGCTATCATCTGCCGGTCGTGCATCCGGGGCTGTACCGCGAGATCGACTATGACGCCTACCGCGTGGAGCCCTTCCGTTACTATTCCATCCAGCACGCCCCGATCTACGGCCCGGAGAAGAAGGGATACAAGGGACCGCGCCGCTACCTGCCGACGGAGCAGGACCAGGGCGATACGCAGTACTACTGGGTCTTCCCTACGCTCATGCTCAACATCTACCTGGGCCAGATGCAGACCAACCTGGTGGTGCCCCTGGGCCACGACCGCTGCCTGACCATCTTCGAATGGTACCTGTCGCCCGACATGGAACAGGACGTGGAAAACCTGGTGGACTTCGGCGACGAGATCCAGGAAGAGGACATCTTCATCTGCGAGCACGTGCAGCGCGGGCTGCAGTCCGCGTCCTACAACCAGGGCCGGTTCTCCGTCAAGCGGGAGAACGGCGTGCACCACTTCCATTCGCTGATGAACGAGTACATGAACGGCGCGGAATCGAGCTGA
- a CDS encoding ABC transporter permease, with translation MTTMTTTTAGHGFWRMAYLGFCALVFAFLIAPILVIVPLSFNAEPYFTFTEGMLRLDADAWSLRWYRQIMEDEEWSRALANSLLIGVSATVLATVLGTLAALGLSNPAMPARRFATGLLISPMVTPVIISAAGMFFFYSNLGLAQTHLGLILAHAALGTPFVVITVTATLAGYDENLSRAAASMGAGPLTVFRRVQLPLIAPGVVSGGIFAFAASFDEVVVVLFMGGIEQRTIPRQTWSGIREEISPAILAVAVFLIVFAVVFLLTVEWLRRRNAR, from the coding sequence ATGACGACGATGACGACAACGACCGCCGGCCACGGATTCTGGCGCATGGCGTACCTCGGATTCTGTGCGCTCGTCTTCGCCTTCCTGATCGCGCCGATCCTCGTGATCGTGCCGCTGAGCTTCAACGCCGAACCCTATTTCACCTTCACCGAGGGCATGCTCCGCCTGGACGCCGACGCCTGGTCCCTGCGTTGGTACCGCCAGATCATGGAGGACGAGGAGTGGTCGCGGGCGCTGGCGAACAGCCTGCTCATCGGGGTCTCCGCCACCGTACTCGCCACGGTCCTCGGCACGCTCGCCGCGCTGGGCCTGTCCAACCCGGCCATGCCGGCCCGCCGCTTCGCCACGGGGCTGCTGATCTCCCCCATGGTCACGCCCGTCATCATTTCGGCCGCGGGGATGTTCTTCTTCTACTCGAACCTGGGCCTGGCGCAGACCCACCTCGGGCTGATCCTCGCCCACGCCGCCCTGGGCACGCCATTCGTCGTGATCACGGTCACCGCCACGCTGGCCGGGTATGACGAGAACCTCTCACGGGCGGCCGCGAGCATGGGCGCGGGCCCCTTGACCGTCTTCCGCCGCGTCCAGCTTCCCCTCATCGCGCCGGGGGTAGTCTCCGGGGGGATCTTCGCCTTCGCCGCGTCCTTCGACGAGGTCGTCGTGGTGCTCTTCATGGGCGGGATCGAGCAGCGGACCATACCGCGCCAGACGTGGTCGGGCATCCGCGAGGAGATCAGTCCCGCCATCCTGGCCGTGGCTGTCTTCCTCATCGTCTTCGCGGTGGTGTTCCTGTTGACCGTGGAGTGGCTCAGAAGGCGGAACGCGCGGTAG